TGACGCTTGCGGAGGAGGAGTTGTCTCCGGAGCGATTGAAAGATATACAGGCTTCGTTAACGGAAGGTATTTTGCTTGCTTAGATTTTGTTTTAATTAACCCCAAAGGAAAAAGCCCATCCCTGCACGTCCGGGATGGGTTGCTTTTTTGCTATGTGGAAGGGATTGTTTTTTTGTAGTGCATCCTTTTGAAGGCAGAGGGTACATCCCACGGTAGTGGAGGATTTTTTTATTTATTTGAGGTAGTTGTTTTATCTCAAAGAGGTAGATCTTATTTCAAAAGAGAAAACCTTACTTCAAAGAGAAAGATCTTATTTCAAAAAAAGATCCTTCCCTTTCAAAAAAAGAAACCCGCCACACTACGTGGGGCGGGCTCTTTAGTTTATAAGACCACTATTTCAAGTCAACAGGAATGAAGATCAACGGCGTTGGTAAACAAGAAGCACCGGGAGGTGAATACGTTAAACGGATCGTTTGTTCTTCACCATTAGCTGCCGGTTTGAATACCTGGATAAGAATGGCTTCAGGAGCTGCTTTGGTTACCAGGCGATCGCTGGGGAGCTGAATGATGCCTTCTTTGAATTTACCTTCACTCACTACCATCGTATTGGCCATTCCGCCACACCATTGGTTATTGCCACTGCGGGAATTCCAGGTTACCAGTGCAAGACCCTTGCCGTCTGTGCTCTTCCACTTCATTTCAATATTATAGATCACACCATAATTGCCTGCTAAAGTAGCAACACCCGGCGTGTTCTTTTCTTTTCCTGATACCCAGGGATCATTATCTCCATCCGCTACGATGATCTCTTTCACACCTTCTTTTGTATCGTACACGCTATCCGTGATAATGCGGTAATTGCTTACGCCAAATACCCCACGGCCTGCGCCACTATGGCCTTTTGGCGGAAGGATAGTTTTAATACGGCTCAGGGCTTTGGGACCTGAGGTATTAAGGTCTGTCTGGATGATGCTGATCTCTCCGGGTTGATCTATGGTGAATTCATAGAAACCATGTACCAGCTCATCATACTTCGCTATATATTTTTCCAGCTTTTCATCGATGGCGATGGACTGGCCGGGCTTTACAGTGCGGATCAGGTTCTGGGGAGCGGAAGCAAAATAATCTGCCAGGCCCTGTTTGCCGATCTGGTAATAATTGGTGCTGGGCTTCTGGGAAGAGTATTTCAGCATGCGGATGTGCATGTCTGCCGTACCGTTATTTTTAATAACGGCCGTGATCCGGCGATCTATTTTGGCCGGCTCTTTTACACCATTCACATTATAAACATATAATCTCACCGCCCCCGGCTGTACAGGTTCCTGTAATGCAATGGCCTCCGGTACCCGGATGTACTCAGGATCATCTGAGATCACATGCTGCGGCCCCGGCAGCACCACTTTCCGGTAGCCGATGTTCTGGATCTTCTCCGTCAGGAAATCCGGTAATGCTACAATACTTCCCTGAGGGGTCTTCAAAACAGCCTGTTGTAATTCGGGCTTCAATTCCTGCTGTGCCTGCGCCTGTAGGCCTAATGCAGCTATTGTACAAGTAAACAATAACGGCTTCCAGTTTGGTTGCTTCATATATTCTATAAGTTTGGCTTATCTCAAATATTTATAATAATGATCAAACTTAATAAAAGTTTTTATTAACTGCACTATGTTTTTAAAATAAATATTAAACATGACAATTCCCCGGACATCAAATAACCGGGAAAAATCGTCCATCCCCTGGCGTCATTTCTCCATTTTCCTGCAGTTCTTTTCGGGGCAACTTTGTGCTATCAAAAACAACAAACAATGACAACTTTTAAAGTTCCTGTTAGAGAAGAAGTATCCGCAAGCAGTCAGCAAAGCTTTGATACACTTAAAAAAGCATTGGGTATGGTGCCTAATCTGTATGCCACCCTGGCCTATTCTGAAAATGCACTAAGCAGATTCCTCGCTTTTCAGAATGCTCCTACCTCTCTTTCCAACAAAGAAAAAGAAGCAGTGAACCTTGTGGTGAGCCAGGTGAATAGTTGCAAATATTGCCTCAGCGCCCATACCATGCTGGGTAAGTTGAATGGTTTTTCGGAAGAAGAAATACTCCTGCTCCGCAAAGGCCAAAGCACGATCCCGAAAACACATGCCCTGGTACAACTGGCAAAGGACCTTACGGAAAATAAAGGCCATGCCGCAGCTGCTAACCTGGAGGCATTCTTTGAAGCGGGTTACAACAAAGGAAACCTAGTAGACCTGCTCCTTTTGATCGCTGATAAAACAGCCCTCAACTACCTGCATAATCTTACAGAAGTGCCTGTCGACTTCCCTCCTGTCCCTGAATTAAACTAAAAACAGCAAATATGATCAAACCTCCTTTCACTTACGAAACTGCCCTGCAGAAGGTGCAATTGGCAGAAGATGCCTGGAACAGTAAAGATCCTGAAAAGGTATGCCTTGCCTACTCTTTAGACACAGAATGGCGCAACAGAACAGAATTTATCAACGGACGGGAACAGGTAAAAGCTTTCCTGCAAAAGAAATGGGAAAAGGAACTGGATTACCGCCTGAAGAAAGAACTCTGGGGATTCCGGGAAAACAGGATGGCCGTTCGTTTTGAGTATGAATGGCATGATAAAGCCGGACAATGGTTCCGCAGTTACGGCAATGAGTTATGGGAATTTGATGAAGAAGGGTTAATGCGCAAACGTTTTGCCAGTATCAATGATCTTGCGATCTCTGCGGAGGAACGAAAGTTTAAATAACGTAATATTGCCATGATGCCCGCACATACTTATACACTGATCAATCAGTTATCGAAGCACCTGGCTTTTAAAGTGGTCAGGCTGGAAGACAGTCCTCATTTACAGGAACTGCAAAGAATGAGCTATTACAGTATGATCCTGATCACGGAAGGGGAAGCGAAGTTACATGCAGAATTGTCCAGTTATGATGTGAGGGAAAATGCGTTGATCTGCCTGGCGCTTTATCAGCCCTTTCAGTTGGAAATGAAGGATTGTAAAGGATTCCTTGTTCATTTTCACCCCGACTTTTTCTGTATCTACAAACATCACAATGAAGTGGCCTGTAATGGCATATTGTTCAACAATATCTACCAGCCGCCTTTCCATCACCTGGAGCCGGCTGAAACGGCGAAACTACTCCTGATCATTGATCAGATGCGGGAGGAATTGAAAGAAGAAGCATTGGCGCAGCATGAATTGCTTTCCTCCTATCTGAAGATCTTCCTGATCACGGCTTCCCGTTCAAGGCTTCAGTTTACAGGTGATGCACGGGAGCAGGCGGACCTGCCTGAAGGACCATTTGTATTACAGAAGTTAAAGGATGCAATAGAAGCGAATTTTAAGGAGAAACATTCTGCGAGTGATTATGCGGGTTTATTGAATATCTCTGCCAAAGCACTGGCTAAGATCACTAAAACGCATTTCAACAAAACATTGACGAGTATGATCTCTGAAAGGATCATTAGTGAGGCGAAGCGGGAGTTGTACCTCACCTCCAAACCAGTGAAGGCGATTGCTTTTGAACTGGGGTTTGATGATGAATATTATTTCTCGAGGTTTTTTAAGAACAATGTGAATGTGTCTCCGCAGATCTATAGGAGCCAGGTGGGTTTTGCAAGAGCGGAGGGAGGATTGAATTAGTTCTTTTTTCAGGCGGAAACCTTGCCGCGCAGCAGAGGGCGGAGTTTTTTTTTCTTTTGAGGAGATGGTTGTTTTTTGGAGTTGCGAGGGATTTTTTCTTTTTGGGGGAATGGCTGTTTTGGGGATTGCGAGGGATTTTTTCTTTTTGGGGAATGACTGTTTTGGGATTTGCGAATGGTTTTTTCTTTTTGGAGGAATGACTGTTTTGGGGATTGCGAATGGTTTTTTAGGGCTTCGAGAAGGTTTTTATTTAGAAAAAATACTTGTAAACTAAAAAGGCTGACCAAATGGTCAGCCTTTTTAGTGCTATTTCTTAAACTGCGTTCTCACAATATCAAGGTATAACTCACCATAACTTTTAGCCGGTTCAATCTGCAGATCTTCATCCCATTTATTGAAGGAATCTATCAGGATCAGCTTGTTGGCAGTACTGGCATTCATTTTGGCTACGTTACACATCTTTTTGAACATTGCTCCATTATCCTTCCTTTCCACGTTAGGGTTGAGACTCGTAGGGGCAGTGATCAGCCAGTTATAAGCAGGGAACACATTCGCCACATATTCCACATTCCAGTTATCCTTGTAATACTTTTTAGAATACTTCCAGTTCTCATTGATCATCTGCGGCAACAGGTAGAACCTGTCAAACCCATCAGGACGGAAGTTTTGGTGATAGATGGCATCTACACATTCCTTGTAACGGAAAAAGTAACGGGCCGGGGGTGTCCATCTGTCCTGCATGCCTACAATGTATACATCAAAACCTTTGGCTTTTATGCGTGCACGGAGGGCGGTATAGATGGATTTGTTATTATCAGAAAATAAGTTCTGGGCATTGGTGATGTAGAGCAGTTTCTTGCCATCTACTTCCATGTACTGAGGACTACTGAAGAGGTAAGTTAACCTTTCAAAGTCCTGCATGAACTGTTCCAGTTTCAGGGCATCCTTTTCCAGCGGGGCGGTGGCGCTTATTCCATATGTTCCGTTATTGAGATTATAGGTAACGGCAAACTTTACATTGGAGGCAGCTGAATTATCCAGGTAGGATTTAATGATGGTAGAATCTCTTCTGAATGCGCCATTATCCCTGAGTGCGGAACGGGCAGAGAACAGAAAATAATCGATCCCTGCTTTGGTGGCATATTCCAGGTGTTTGGTCATAATAGCCGGTTGTACTACGCCGTTGGGCATGGTATACTTCCCTACTACCGGCTCTTCTTTTATATTGGCATTGAAACTACCCAGTTCATAATAGAAGGCGCCTACCACGTAATTCTCCGTAACCGGCACTTCCGGGATCTCGTAATTCATAAAATGATCTTCCGCTTTAGGGCCATCATCCTTTGTACAGGCTGCCAGGGAGATCATTCCTGCGTATATCAATAGCTTCTTCATCATTCAGTTATTTATAAGTTCTGATAAGGGTGTAAGCAATCCCATTGTTCTGCAGGGATTGAATAGTGGTACCATACCAATGTTGTACGAATCCAAAATTCAATACAGCGGTTTGGGTATTCCAATCTTTGTTGGGCAAGGGTTGCAGGAAGCTCAGATTAACATACGGACTTCTTTCATCCCCACCCAGTTTAGCTACGGCATCATTATAACCAGGTGTGTTATAATTCAGCACGGTAGTAGGATATACCCATCTGTTGGGCAACAAAGAGAAGGTAGCATTGATAAACTGGTTAGCAGGATTAGTATGCGGAGGAAGTTCCAGCACACGCGTTCTTCTTTCCAGGCACCAGGTATCAAAACCTCCATCAGGATAATAGTTGATCCATTGCTGCAGCCAGATCTTAAACAGATCGTCTTCCGGGATATTGGTGTTCACCAGGCCCAGGTAGTTATAATATCCTGTAGCAGATGTGCCGAACTTCACTCCATTCTGATTCTTATAATTGGTGGCCGCTGCACCTGTAATACCCCAGTTAGCAAAGTTGGCATCTATACCGGCATTATAATATTGCTCTGCTGTTTGCGCTCCCCCCAGTCCTAGTTTTGCAGCTTCTGCTTTCATGAACATAGCCTCTGCATAGGAGAGATGGATGAAAGGTTTTTCTGCGGTAAGCAGAAACGTTTTTTTAGGATCAGAATAGGTAAGGATGTTCAACCCTCCTACCGGATCACTGGTTAAACCCCATCCCGGTAATAGCCGGGGTGCTTTGGGTAAACCGAAATAAGGGATCCTGTAGGTGACGATACGGAGGGAATCATCTAAAGTACTGGTAAGCGTATCCTGCAGCAAAAAACGGTTTACAGCAGGCACAGAATCATAGTAAGCACTTAAACGGGGATCGTTGTACGACCGGAACCAGGTAAAGATATAATCGCTCATCTTGGGGGCTATGTCCTGCGTAAATGAGTTGCGTACATATCGGATAAAGTAAGGACTTTGGTTACCGTCAATATTCTCGTAGCCCATCTTCGCCGTTTCAGTTTCTGCACTGATGGTATTGGCTTCTGCCTGCATCACTTCCGTGATGTGTGTGCGGGCAACCGCTCCCAGGTTCTTCTGGCAGCGCAGCGCAATCTTTAAACGGAGGGTGTTGGCAAACTTCTTCCATTTGACCAGGTCGCCGGTATACAATACATCGTAGCTGAGCTTATCTTTCGTCACATCTATCTTATCTGCGGCGTCCTTCAGCATGGTAAGGATATTTGTATACACTACATCTT
This DNA window, taken from Chitinophaga niabensis, encodes the following:
- a CDS encoding glycoside hydrolase family 99-like domain-containing protein; translation: MKKLLIYAGMISLAACTKDDGPKAEDHFMNYEIPEVPVTENYVVGAFYYELGSFNANIKEEPVVGKYTMPNGVVQPAIMTKHLEYATKAGIDYFLFSARSALRDNGAFRRDSTIIKSYLDNSAASNVKFAVTYNLNNGTYGISATAPLEKDALKLEQFMQDFERLTYLFSSPQYMEVDGKKLLYITNAQNLFSDNNKSIYTALRARIKAKGFDVYIVGMQDRWTPPARYFFRYKECVDAIYHQNFRPDGFDRFYLLPQMINENWKYSKKYYKDNWNVEYVANVFPAYNWLITAPTSLNPNVERKDNGAMFKKMCNVAKMNASTANKLILIDSFNKWDEDLQIEPAKSYGELYLDIVRTQFKK
- a CDS encoding SusD/RagB family nutrient-binding outer membrane lipoprotein gives rise to the protein MKNLCYLLIIMLTGFSCTKSFNRTNINPNQFENATPEAIIEGSIKRTSDLLANANMDYHWTTSHLLCIGGGSSRYGVGADGFWEQSYVEILGNLSQLDKKYSTAEGFNNKVQIGRIWQAYVYSILVGTYGPIPMQNALKPEAGSSILFDDEDVVYTNILTMLKDAADKIDVTKDKLSYDVLYTGDLVKWKKFANTLRLKIALRCQKNLGAVARTHITEVMQAEANTISAETETAKMGYENIDGNQSPYFIRYVRNSFTQDIAPKMSDYIFTWFRSYNDPRLSAYYDSVPAVNRFLLQDTLTSTLDDSLRIVTYRIPYFGLPKAPRLLPGWGLTSDPVGGLNILTYSDPKKTFLLTAEKPFIHLSYAEAMFMKAEAAKLGLGGAQTAEQYYNAGIDANFANWGITGAAATNYKNQNGVKFGTSATGYYNYLGLVNTNIPEDDLFKIWLQQWINYYPDGGFDTWCLERRTRVLELPPHTNPANQFINATFSLLPNRWVYPTTVLNYNTPGYNDAVAKLGGDERSPYVNLSFLQPLPNKDWNTQTAVLNFGFVQHWYGTTIQSLQNNGIAYTLIRTYK
- a CDS encoding carboxymuconolactone decarboxylase family protein, whose product is MTTFKVPVREEVSASSQQSFDTLKKALGMVPNLYATLAYSENALSRFLAFQNAPTSLSNKEKEAVNLVVSQVNSCKYCLSAHTMLGKLNGFSEEEILLLRKGQSTIPKTHALVQLAKDLTENKGHAAAANLEAFFEAGYNKGNLVDLLLLIADKTALNYLHNLTEVPVDFPPVPELN
- a CDS encoding copper amine oxidase gives rise to the protein MKQPNWKPLLFTCTIAALGLQAQAQQELKPELQQAVLKTPQGSIVALPDFLTEKIQNIGYRKVVLPGPQHVISDDPEYIRVPEAIALQEPVQPGAVRLYVYNVNGVKEPAKIDRRITAVIKNNGTADMHIRMLKYSSQKPSTNYYQIGKQGLADYFASAPQNLIRTVKPGQSIAIDEKLEKYIAKYDELVHGFYEFTIDQPGEISIIQTDLNTSGPKALSRIKTILPPKGHSGAGRGVFGVSNYRIITDSVYDTKEGVKEIIVADGDNDPWVSGKEKNTPGVATLAGNYGVIYNIEMKWKSTDGKGLALVTWNSRSGNNQWCGGMANTMVVSEGKFKEGIIQLPSDRLVTKAAPEAILIQVFKPAANGEEQTIRLTYSPPGASCLPTPLIFIPVDLK
- a CDS encoding helix-turn-helix domain-containing protein, whose amino-acid sequence is MMPAHTYTLINQLSKHLAFKVVRLEDSPHLQELQRMSYYSMILITEGEAKLHAELSSYDVRENALICLALYQPFQLEMKDCKGFLVHFHPDFFCIYKHHNEVACNGILFNNIYQPPFHHLEPAETAKLLLIIDQMREELKEEALAQHELLSSYLKIFLITASRSRLQFTGDAREQADLPEGPFVLQKLKDAIEANFKEKHSASDYAGLLNISAKALAKITKTHFNKTLTSMISERIISEAKRELYLTSKPVKAIAFELGFDDEYYFSRFFKNNVNVSPQIYRSQVGFARAEGGLN
- a CDS encoding nuclear transport factor 2 family protein; the encoded protein is MIKPPFTYETALQKVQLAEDAWNSKDPEKVCLAYSLDTEWRNRTEFINGREQVKAFLQKKWEKELDYRLKKELWGFRENRMAVRFEYEWHDKAGQWFRSYGNELWEFDEEGLMRKRFASINDLAISAEERKFK